A genomic stretch from Candidatus Ishikawaella capsulata Mpkobe includes:
- a CDS encoding riboflavin synthase has product MFSGIVQATARIVDIKEKKYCVTHVLQLPQELLTDLSLGASIASNGCCLTVTEINSNLVSLDLIKETLKITNLSNISIGDIVNIERAIKFNNEIGGHLMSGHIITTAEITEIINLEDNYKICMKLHDNNYMKYIMHKGFIGIEGVSLTVDKVRENDFSVHLIPETLKNTNLGIKKLNDTLNIEIDSYTQIIVNTVENILLKK; this is encoded by the coding sequence ATGTTTTCAGGTATAGTTCAAGCAACAGCTAGAATTGTGGATATAAAGGAAAAAAAATATTGTGTAACACACGTATTGCAGTTACCTCAAGAATTATTAACAGACCTAAGTTTAGGAGCATCAATAGCAAGTAATGGTTGCTGTCTTACTGTAACAGAAATAAATAGTAATTTAGTAAGTTTAGATTTAATAAAAGAAACTTTGAAAATTACTAATCTCAGTAATATCTCTATAGGAGATATCGTAAATATTGAGCGTGCAATAAAATTTAATAATGAAATTGGTGGACATCTCATGTCAGGTCATATCATAACAACTGCGGAAATAACTGAGATAATTAATTTAGAAGATAATTATAAAATTTGTATGAAATTACATGATAACAATTATATGAAGTATATAATGCATAAAGGGTTCATTGGAATCGAGGGTGTTAGTTTAACAGTAGACAAAGTTAGGGAAAATGATTTCTCTGTTCACCTTATTCCAGAAACTTTGAAGAATACTAATTTGGGAATAAAAAAATTAAATGATACACTAAATATAGAAATTGATTCCTATACCCAAATAATTGTTAATACTGTAGAAAATATACTACTTAAAAAATGA
- the pykF gene encoding pyruvate kinase PykF — translation MKKTKIVCTIGPKSESEEMLTKLLKCGMNVMRLNFSHGDYAEHSKRINNMRNVIKNTGYKVAILLDTKGPEIRTMKLKNSNDVSLTAGQFFTFSTDQSIIGNKECVAVTYSGLAKDVNIGNIILIDDGLIAMKVIKITDDSVICKVLNDGELSENKGINLPGVSVRLPALAEKDKCDLIFGCEQKVDFIAASFIRKRSDVLEIRKYLKNHGGQNIQIISKIENQEGLNNFEEILDVSDGIMVARGDLGVEIPVEEVIFAQKMMINKCNKVGKIVITATHMLDSMIKHPRPTRAEAGDVANAIIDGTDAVMLSGESAKGSYPVESVSIMAKICTRTDDIIKPRLYNYYANKLSLTEAVCRCAVETAEKLDSPLIIVATESGNSAKSIRKYFPNAMILALTTNRITANQLILTRGIETHLVPKISSTDDFYRVSKEIALQCGYAKKGDMAIMVSGALVSSGTTNTTSVHIL, via the coding sequence ATGAAAAAAACTAAAATAGTTTGTACTATAGGACCAAAGTCTGAATCTGAAGAGATGTTAACTAAATTATTAAAATGTGGTATGAATGTCATGCGTCTAAATTTTTCTCATGGTGACTATGCAGAACATAGTAAACGTATAAATAATATGCGAAATGTTATAAAAAACACAGGCTACAAAGTGGCTATTTTACTAGATACTAAAGGTCCTGAAATTAGAACCATGAAATTAAAAAATAGTAATGATGTATCATTAACAGCAGGGCAATTTTTTACTTTTTCTACAGATCAATCTATAATTGGCAACAAAGAATGTGTTGCTGTAACTTATAGTGGTTTAGCAAAAGATGTAAATATCGGTAATATCATACTTATTGATGATGGCCTTATTGCTATGAAAGTAATTAAAATAACGGATGATAGCGTGATATGTAAGGTCTTAAATGATGGAGAATTATCCGAAAATAAAGGAATTAATTTGCCAGGAGTATCTGTTAGGTTACCAGCATTAGCAGAAAAAGATAAGTGTGATTTAATTTTTGGTTGTGAGCAAAAAGTAGATTTTATAGCCGCTTCGTTTATTCGAAAACGTTCAGATGTTCTGGAGATCCGTAAATATTTAAAAAATCACGGTGGGCAGAATATTCAGATAATTTCTAAAATTGAAAATCAAGAAGGATTAAATAATTTTGAAGAAATTTTAGATGTTTCAGATGGTATTATGGTAGCACGTGGTGATTTAGGTGTTGAAATACCTGTAGAAGAAGTTATTTTTGCCCAGAAAATGATGATAAATAAATGTAATAAAGTTGGTAAAATCGTAATTACTGCTACACACATGCTGGATTCAATGATAAAACATCCCAGACCTACTAGAGCAGAAGCAGGAGATGTGGCAAATGCCATTATAGACGGTACCGATGCAGTTATGTTATCTGGAGAAAGCGCAAAGGGCAGCTATCCAGTAGAATCTGTTAGCATAATGGCTAAAATTTGTACAAGAACAGACGATATTATTAAACCCCGACTTTATAATTATTATGCTAATAAATTATCTCTCACTGAAGCCGTATGTCGTTGTGCTGTTGAAACAGCTGAAAAATTAGATTCTCCTCTTATTATCGTAGCTACAGAAAGTGGTAATTCCGCTAAGTCAATTCGTAAATATTTTCCAAATGCGATGATTCTTGCTCTTACTACTAATCGAATAACAGCAAATCAGTTAATCCTCACTAGAGGAATTGAAACTCATTTAGTGCCTAAAATATCTTCAACAGACGATTTTTATCGTGTGAGTAAAGAAATTGCGCTACAATGTGGATATGCTAAAAAAGGTGATATGGCTATTATGGTCTCTGGTGCTCTAGTGTCTAGCGGTACTACTAATACTACTTCAGTTCATATACTATAA
- the sufD gene encoding Fe-S cluster assembly protein SufD, translating into MAGSPIKNNKALQHWSYIFESRKNNHSTNAKYHWEKFRQLGLPNNKDENWKYTPLNKLYAQNFSIAPSYNLSSDQIKKFALPLDAVRLVYFNGYLQYKISDIDNDTFQIHNIPAHEDYSIPRAICSEVFLHLTESLLEEITIINLLSDRPNDVSSLYLLHITSGEDNSLNTVNYRHHLHLTGNTHIQVIEHYVSLNTIGHFTGTRFTISLGNNTRLTHIKLVCENSESYHFAHNDIILAHKSQASTISFFIGAKLLRHNTSAQLNDKSAELIINTLSLPINKEIHDSRSYVEHNKGYCSSYQLHKTITCNQARSIFNGIIKVSKHALKTDSKMLNNNLLIGTLAAVYTKPQLEIYADDIKCSHGATVGHIEYEQIFYLRARGISESFAKNIIIYGFIEDLTGMLKNNIIRKLVLERIACRVPGDKYEF; encoded by the coding sequence ATGGCTGGCTCGCCAATCAAAAATAATAAAGCTCTGCAGCACTGGAGTTATATTTTTGAATCAAGAAAAAACAATCACTCAACTAATGCTAAATATCATTGGGAAAAATTTAGGCAACTTGGTTTGCCAAATAATAAAGATGAGAATTGGAAATATACACCATTAAATAAATTATATGCACAGAATTTTTCTATAGCACCTTCATATAATTTAAGTTCTGACCAAATAAAAAAATTTGCATTACCTCTAGATGCAGTACGTTTAGTATACTTTAATGGATATTTGCAATATAAAATTAGTGATATAGATAATGACACCTTCCAAATTCATAATATACCTGCCCATGAAGATTATTCTATCCCACGAGCAATTTGTTCAGAAGTATTTCTTCATTTGACAGAAAGTTTATTAGAAGAAATTACTATAATTAACTTATTAAGTGATCGACCTAATGATGTTAGTTCACTTTATCTTCTACATATTACTAGTGGAGAAGATAACTCTCTTAATACAGTAAATTATCGACATCATTTACATTTAACAGGAAATACACATATACAAGTTATAGAACATTATGTAAGTTTAAATACAATTGGTCATTTTACTGGCACACGTTTCACTATATCATTAGGGAATAACACGAGACTAACACATATTAAATTAGTGTGTGAAAACAGTGAAAGCTATCATTTTGCTCATAATGATATTATATTAGCACACAAATCCCAAGCTAGTACCATTAGTTTCTTTATAGGAGCAAAATTATTACGTCATAATACTAGTGCACAATTAAATGATAAAAGTGCAGAATTAATTATAAATACATTGTCATTACCAATTAATAAGGAAATACATGATAGCCGGAGCTATGTGGAGCACAATAAAGGTTATTGTAGTAGCTATCAATTACATAAAACCATTACATGTAATCAAGCTCGTTCAATCTTTAATGGTATAATTAAGGTATCAAAACATGCACTAAAAACTGATAGTAAAATGTTAAATAATAATTTATTAATAGGAACATTGGCGGCAGTATATACAAAACCCCAATTAGAGATTTATGCGGATGATATAAAATGTAGTCATGGTGCCACTGTTGGTCATATTGAATATGAGCAAATTTTTTATTTACGTGCTCGCGGTATCAGTGAAAGTTTTGCCAAAAATATAATTATTTATGGTTTTATAGAAGATTTAACTGGAATGCTTAAAAACAATATAATACGTAAACTAGTATTAGAGCGTATAGCATGCCGTGTTCCAGGAGATAAATATGAATTTTGA
- the sufC gene encoding Fe-S cluster assembly ATPase SufC, protein MLSINNLHVSIKDKIILCGLNLEVKPGEVHAIMGPNGSGKSTLSAVLAGREDYKIINGSIRFKDKDLLNFSPEERAGEGIFVAFQYPTEIPGVSNQFFLYNALNAVRKYRKQSEVDQFDFQNIIQKKIKLLKMPKDLLSRYVNVGFSGGEKKRNDILQMSILQPELCILDETDSGLDIDALKIVANGINSLHNGQRSFIIVTHYQRILNYIKPDLIHVLYNGKIIKSGDFALVKQLEEQGYGWLANQK, encoded by the coding sequence ATGTTAAGCATTAACAATTTACATGTTAGTATCAAAGATAAAATAATTTTGTGTGGATTAAATCTTGAAGTAAAACCAGGTGAAGTACATGCTATTATGGGACCAAATGGATCCGGCAAAAGTACTCTTTCTGCAGTGTTAGCAGGAAGAGAAGATTATAAAATAATTAATGGAAGTATTAGATTTAAAGATAAAGATTTACTAAATTTCTCTCCTGAGGAAAGAGCAGGTGAAGGTATTTTTGTAGCATTTCAATATCCTACAGAGATTCCTGGTGTAAGTAATCAATTTTTTTTATATAATGCTCTAAATGCGGTGAGAAAATATAGAAAACAATCTGAAGTCGATCAATTTGATTTTCAAAATATTATTCAAAAGAAAATCAAATTATTAAAAATGCCAAAAGATTTATTAAGTCGCTATGTAAATGTAGGTTTTTCAGGTGGAGAAAAAAAAAGAAATGATATTTTACAAATGAGTATCTTACAACCAGAATTATGCATTCTTGACGAAACTGATTCTGGTCTAGATATTGATGCTTTGAAAATAGTAGCTAATGGTATAAATAGCTTGCACAATGGACAACGTTCTTTCATTATAGTTACTCATTATCAACGAATTCTTAATTATATTAAACCAGATTTAATTCATGTGCTTTATAATGGTAAGATAATAAAATCTGGAGATTTTGCTCTGGTAAAACAGCTAGAGGAGCAAGGATATGGCTGGCTCGCCAATCAAAAATAA
- the acpS gene encoding holo-ACP synthase, whose amino-acid sequence MAIIGLGMDIIEIARISNIIKHSGNRLARRILTQREWLQYNKHHPNQVRFLAKRFTVKEAALKAFGTGISNGITFNQCEVYNNKLGKPGLHFFSNAADIAKELGVKTIHVTLADERYYACATVILES is encoded by the coding sequence ATGGCTATTATTGGATTAGGAATGGACATTATTGAAATTGCACGTATTTCTAATATTATTAAGCATTCAGGAAATCGTTTAGCACGTCGAATACTTACTCAAAGAGAATGGTTACAATACAATAAGCATCATCCTAACCAAGTACGATTTTTAGCAAAACGTTTTACAGTCAAAGAGGCTGCATTAAAAGCATTTGGTACGGGGATAAGTAATGGAATTACTTTCAATCAGTGTGAAGTATACAATAATAAATTAGGCAAGCCGGGTTTACATTTTTTTTCAAATGCTGCAGATATTGCAAAGGAATTAGGGGTTAAAACTATTCATGTTACATTAGCAGATGAACGTTATTATGCTTGTGCAACAGTTATTTTGGAAAGTTAG
- a CDS encoding iron-sulfur cluster assembly accessory protein, producing the protein MWKGLTMTPNAVKKMENLIQRDSEAKGIRLNIKKSGCAGFEYVMDLVKKKIKDDLTFTTAGVTLFVSPEVMPLIDGTEIDYQFEGLNECFKFNNPQAQNLCGCGESFSVE; encoded by the coding sequence ATGTGGAAAGGATTAACTATGACTCCAAATGCTGTGAAAAAAATGGAAAATCTTATACAAAGAGATTCTGAAGCTAAAGGAATACGTCTGAATATTAAAAAATCTGGATGTGCAGGATTTGAGTATGTTATGGATTTAGTCAAAAAAAAAATCAAAGATGATCTGACCTTTACCACAGCGGGTGTTACCTTATTCGTATCTCCTGAGGTTATGCCATTAATTGATGGAACAGAAATTGATTATCAATTTGAAGGACTAAATGAATGTTTTAAATTTAACAACCCCCAAGCACAAAATTTGTGTGGATGTGGGGAAAGTTTCAGTGTTGAGTAA
- the sufS gene encoding cysteine desulfurase SufS translates to MNFDIEEVRAGFPILKKKINGYPLAYFDSAASAQRPLNVIKAENSFYQNRYAAVHRGIHSLSTQATSAMEKVRYQIKSYLNANFSEEIIFVKGTTEAINLIANSWGGSQLKRGDNIIITVMEHHSNIVPWQIIAERTGAYVNVLSVMQNGELDLDKLEKIINDRTRLLAVTHVSNVLGTINPIKDIVNEAKKAGIVTVIDGAQAIMHQIVDVQDIGCDFYVFSGHKMYGPNGIGVLYGRKELLEIMPPWEGGGSMINKVVLPTGTTFNQIPWRFEAGTPNTGGIIGLGAAISYIKSLGLHNIHEYENMLINYALTELNSIPNIIIYGPKVRTGVIAFNLGKYHAYDVGCFLDKYGIAIRTGHHCAMPLMQHYEVPAMCRASFAFYNTIEEINRLVTALKRINYLLDSIDK, encoded by the coding sequence ATGAATTTTGATATTGAGGAAGTTAGAGCAGGTTTTCCTATATTAAAAAAAAAAATAAATGGTTATCCATTAGCCTATTTCGATAGTGCAGCGAGTGCTCAACGTCCATTAAATGTAATAAAGGCAGAAAATTCTTTTTACCAAAACAGATATGCAGCTGTGCACCGCGGGATTCATTCGTTGAGTACTCAAGCAACATCCGCTATGGAAAAGGTACGATATCAAATAAAATCTTATTTAAATGCCAATTTTTCAGAAGAAATTATATTTGTAAAAGGTACTACTGAAGCTATTAATTTAATTGCTAATAGTTGGGGGGGAAGTCAATTAAAAAGAGGTGATAATATTATCATCACTGTAATGGAACATCATTCTAATATTGTTCCTTGGCAGATAATTGCTGAACGAACAGGTGCATATGTGAATGTATTATCGGTAATGCAGAATGGTGAATTAGACTTAGATAAATTAGAAAAAATTATTAATGATCGTACAAGATTATTAGCAGTGACACATGTTTCTAATGTATTAGGAACTATTAATCCCATTAAAGATATTGTTAATGAAGCCAAAAAAGCTGGGATAGTTACTGTTATTGATGGTGCACAGGCAATAATGCATCAAATAGTTGATGTTCAGGATATTGGCTGTGATTTTTATGTATTTTCTGGTCATAAAATGTATGGACCTAATGGTATTGGTGTACTATATGGACGAAAAGAATTATTAGAAATCATGCCCCCGTGGGAGGGTGGCGGATCTATGATAAATAAAGTAGTCTTACCTACTGGAACAACTTTTAATCAAATACCATGGCGTTTTGAAGCGGGAACGCCTAATACTGGAGGAATTATTGGATTAGGAGCTGCTATTTCTTATATAAAATCACTGGGTTTACATAACATTCATGAATATGAAAATATGTTAATAAATTATGCTTTAACTGAACTTAACTCAATACCAAATATTATCATATATGGACCTAAAGTTCGCACTGGAGTAATTGCTTTTAATTTAGGAAAATATCATGCATATGATGTTGGGTGTTTTTTAGATAAATATGGCATTGCTATTCGTACTGGTCATCATTGTGCAATGCCATTGATGCAACATTATGAGGTACCAGCTATGTGTCGAGCCTCGTTTGCATTTTATAATACTATTGAAGAAATTAATAGATTAGTTACAGCATTAAAACGTATTAATTATCTATTAGACAGTATAGATAAATAG
- the sufB gene encoding Fe-S cluster assembly protein SufB, with amino-acid sequence MSEEYKNTKNINHLNPDISYKQGFFTHLKTDELERGINENVVRAISAKRNEPIWMLQRRLEAFKAWIKMEEPHWLKAHYDKLDYQSYSYYSAPICDHYEESDKSHLPADQNNQRDRYLTKEVESAFEQLGIPVKENSELAVDAIFDSVSVATTCRNKLAKEGIIFCSFSKAVIEYPELVMKYLGTVVPYNDNFFAALNFAVASDGTFIYIPKGVYCPIELSTYFRINAEKTGQFERTLLIADEDSYVSYIEGCSAPVRNNYQLHAAVVEVIVHKNAEVKYSTVQNWFRGNQEGKGGILNFVTKRAICEGYNSKMSWTQSETGSAITWKYPSCILQGDNSIGEFYSVALTSHYQQADTGTKMIHIGKNTKSTIISKGIALGKSQNTYRGLVKIMPTAYNARNFTRCDSMLIGSDCSAHTFPYIETINNSATLEHEATTSRIGEDQIFYCMQRGINEENAISMIVNGFCKDVLSELPLEFAAEAQKLLSINLEHSVG; translated from the coding sequence ATGTCTGAAGAATATAAAAACACCAAAAATATAAACCACTTGAACCCTGATATTTCTTATAAACAAGGTTTTTTTACACATCTAAAAACGGATGAACTAGAACGAGGTATTAATGAAAATGTAGTGCGTGCAATTTCCGCAAAGCGTAATGAACCCATATGGATGTTACAGCGACGTCTTGAAGCCTTTAAAGCTTGGATAAAAATGGAAGAACCGCATTGGTTAAAAGCACATTATGATAAGTTAGACTATCAAAGTTATAGCTATTATTCAGCACCTATCTGTGATCATTATGAGGAGAGTGATAAGTCCCATTTACCAGCAGATCAAAACAATCAAAGAGATAGATATTTAACCAAAGAAGTTGAATCTGCCTTCGAGCAGTTAGGCATACCAGTAAAAGAAAATAGTGAATTAGCCGTAGACGCAATATTTGATTCTGTGTCTGTAGCTACAACATGTCGTAATAAATTAGCAAAAGAAGGTATAATTTTTTGTTCATTCAGTAAAGCAGTAATTGAATATCCTGAATTAGTAATGAAATACTTAGGTACAGTAGTGCCATATAATGACAATTTTTTTGCCGCCCTAAATTTTGCAGTAGCCTCTGATGGTACTTTTATATATATTCCTAAAGGAGTTTATTGTCCTATAGAATTATCTACTTACTTTCGTATTAATGCAGAAAAAACCGGACAATTTGAACGCACTCTCTTAATAGCTGATGAAGATAGCTATGTAAGTTATATTGAAGGTTGTTCTGCTCCCGTACGTAATAATTATCAACTTCATGCAGCAGTGGTAGAAGTGATAGTCCATAAAAATGCTGAAGTAAAATATTCGACTGTACAAAATTGGTTTCGTGGAAATCAAGAAGGTAAAGGAGGTATTTTAAATTTCGTTACAAAACGAGCGATATGTGAAGGTTATAATAGTAAAATGTCTTGGACTCAGTCGGAGACAGGTTCAGCTATTACCTGGAAATATCCCAGCTGTATTTTGCAGGGTGATAATTCTATCGGAGAATTTTATTCTGTAGCTTTGACAAGTCATTATCAGCAAGCTGATACTGGTACGAAAATGATACATATAGGCAAAAATACTAAGTCTACTATTATATCTAAAGGTATTGCTTTGGGAAAAAGTCAAAATACTTATCGTGGCTTGGTAAAAATAATGCCTACTGCTTATAATGCTCGTAATTTTACTAGATGTGATTCAATGTTAATTGGTAGCGATTGTAGTGCACATACCTTTCCATATATTGAAACTATTAATAATAGTGCAACATTAGAACATGAAGCAACTACATCACGAATAGGAGAAGATCAAATTTTTTATTGTATGCAACGTGGAATTAATGAAGAAAATGCAATTTCAATGATTGTTAATGGTTTTTGTAAAGATGTTTTGTCAGAATTACCACTTGAATTTGCTGCAGAAGCACAAAAATTATTATCCATTAACCTTGAACATAGTGTTGGATAA
- the sufE gene encoding cysteine desulfuration protein SufE: protein MVLPDKYKILRNFNSYSNWEDKYLYIISLGSNLSSSLSDILHKPEYIISGCQSQVWIRMELQSDGTIFFQGDSDASIVKGLIAIVFSLYQGMNAKEILEFDVFHWLKKFNLTNYLTPSRRQGIESIIKNIRLNAESLAYNRVKTL, encoded by the coding sequence ATGGTGTTACCAGATAAATACAAAATATTACGCAATTTTAATTCTTATTCAAACTGGGAAGATAAATATCTTTACATAATTTCATTAGGTAGTAACTTATCATCAAGTTTATCAGATATTTTGCATAAACCTGAGTATATTATTTCCGGTTGTCAGAGTCAGGTTTGGATTCGTATGGAATTACAATCTGATGGTACTATTTTTTTTCAAGGAGATAGTGATGCATCTATTGTTAAAGGTTTAATAGCTATAGTTTTTAGTTTATACCAAGGAATGAATGCTAAGGAAATTTTAGAATTTGATGTATTTCATTGGTTGAAAAAATTTAATTTAACAAATTATCTCACGCCTTCAAGAAGACAAGGAATAGAATCTATCATTAAGAATATTCGTTTAAATGCTGAATCCTTAGCTTACAATAGAGTAAAAACATTATAG
- a CDS encoding Grx4 family monothiol glutaredoxin — translation MDITEKIKNQIAKNPILIYMKGSPNLPSCGFSAQAIKALSACGERFAYIDILQNNDIRMELPKYANWPTFPQLWIDGKLIGGCDIIMEMYRNGELQKLIKVTAEKYKNRE, via the coding sequence ATGGATATTACAGAAAAAATAAAAAATCAGATAGCAAAAAATCCTATTTTAATATATATGAAAGGTTCGCCAAATTTACCTAGTTGTGGTTTTTCGGCTCAAGCAATAAAAGCACTTTCCGCGTGTGGTGAACGTTTTGCTTATATAGATATTCTTCAAAATAACGATATACGTATGGAGTTACCTAAATATGCAAATTGGCCAACTTTTCCACAGTTATGGATTGATGGCAAATTAATAGGAGGATGCGATATCATCATGGAAATGTACCGTAATGGAGAATTACAAAAACTAATAAAAGTTACTGCTGAAAAATATAAAAATAGAGAATAA
- the rnt gene encoding ribonuclease T: protein MSEPKSNKFNALNQRFRGFYPVVIDVETAGFNAQTDALLEIAAATFKMDEDGWLLHDNIMHFHIQPFQGAILNPKALAFNGIDPNNPLRGAVSEHDALHAIFGMVYKGIQDNYCNKAILVAHNANFDHNFIMAAVERTGLKQNPFHTFATFDTASLSGLVLGQTVLAKACKAAGVNFDDTMAHSALYDTEQTAILFCEIVNRWKRLGGWPICFFENNITLKVSK from the coding sequence ATGTCTGAACCTAAATCAAATAAATTCAATGCGTTAAATCAACGCTTTCGTGGTTTCTATCCTGTAGTCATAGATGTTGAAACAGCTGGTTTTAATGCTCAAACTGATGCATTATTAGAAATTGCAGCAGCAACTTTTAAAATGGATGAAGATGGTTGGTTATTACATGATAATATCATGCATTTTCATATTCAACCTTTTCAAGGAGCTATTTTGAATCCTAAAGCACTAGCATTTAATGGAATAGATCCAAATAATCCTTTACGTGGTGCAGTTAGTGAACATGATGCTTTGCATGCCATCTTTGGTATGGTATATAAAGGTATTCAAGATAACTATTGTAATAAAGCCATTTTGGTAGCTCATAATGCAAATTTTGATCATAATTTTATTATGGCAGCTGTAGAACGCACTGGACTCAAACAAAACCCTTTCCATACTTTTGCTACATTTGATACTGCTTCGTTAAGTGGGTTAGTATTGGGACAAACTGTGCTCGCAAAAGCCTGTAAAGCTGCTGGTGTAAACTTCGATGATACAATGGCACATTCAGCTCTTTATGATACAGAACAAACAGCTATACTTTTTTGTGAAATTGTGAATAGATGGAAAAGATTAGGTGGTTGGCCTATTTGTTTTTTTGAAAACAATATCACACTAAAAGTATCCAAATAA
- the pdxJ gene encoding pyridoxine 5'-phosphate synthase, whose translation MTNILLGVNIDHIATIRNTRGQNYPDPVHAAFIAEQSGANSITLHLREDRRHIKDRDVYILRDTIQTKMNLEMAITDEMIKIACDIKPDVCCLVPENRQELTTEGGLNILLNKKKVNNAVKKLQEEGILVSLFIDADYNQIDASIASGATCVEIHTGKYAEAKDDIVQDNEFLRIRQAVNYAAKLGLKVNAGHGLNYHNVTQIASVKQINELNIGHSIISCATIEGLSEAVKKMKYLLKRARD comes from the coding sequence ATGACAAATATTTTATTAGGCGTTAATATTGATCATATTGCTACTATACGTAACACACGTGGCCAAAATTATCCTGATCCTGTACACGCTGCTTTTATCGCTGAACAATCAGGAGCAAATAGTATAACATTGCATTTACGTGAAGATCGTCGTCATATTAAAGACAGAGATGTATATATTTTACGGGATACTATACAGACAAAAATGAACCTTGAAATGGCGATTACTGATGAAATGATTAAAATAGCTTGTGATATTAAACCTGATGTATGTTGCTTAGTGCCAGAAAATAGGCAGGAATTAACTACTGAAGGTGGATTAAATATATTATTGAATAAAAAGAAAGTTAATAATGCCGTAAAAAAACTACAAGAGGAAGGAATTTTAGTTTCTTTGTTTATTGATGCTGACTATAATCAGATAGACGCTTCTATTGCTAGTGGAGCAACTTGTGTAGAAATTCATACCGGTAAATATGCCGAAGCAAAAGATGACATAGTTCAAGATAATGAATTTTTACGTATACGTCAAGCTGTTAATTATGCAGCTAAATTGGGTTTGAAAGTTAATGCTGGTCATGGACTTAATTACCATAATGTAACACAAATTGCATCCGTGAAACAAATAAATGAACTCAATATTGGTCATTCTATTATAAGCTGCGCTACAATAGAAGGATTATCTGAGGCGGTCAAAAAAATGAAATATCTTTTAAAAAGAGCACGTGATTAA